From one Buchnera aphidicola (Cinara strobi) genomic stretch:
- the serS gene encoding serine--tRNA ligase, with protein MLNFNDIKNNYSFFKKQLKKRNYLLDIKQFKKLEKKRKKLQINSENKISEHKRLSKHMIYRKQIYSEIDILKNQLIYSRNYISALKKKLDAVKKKIYTMLSFIPNIPHPHTPIGVGEKSNKIIYYWGEKRKYNFSVINHIDVGSRLQGFDWKSSAHISGSGYIIMKGSIAHLHRALGQFMLDIHTNLHGYQEVYVPVVVKKSCMYGTGQLPKFQKDLFHIYTPQNNDRKVEDSDLFLIPTSEVPLVNLVKNKIILSKLLPLKFTALSSCFRSESSTYGKNVRGLIRNRQFDKVEIIQIVHPSQSEETLEILTHHAEKILQLLKLPYRKILLCTSELGFSSQKTYDLEVWLPSEQLYREISSCSLIGDFQSRRINARYKDNSNKKNFFLHTLNGSGLAVGRTLAAILENYQYSDGRIKIPKVLRSPYMNGIKYLKIL; from the coding sequence ATGTTAAATTTTAATGATATTAAAAATAATTATTCTTTTTTTAAAAAACAACTAAAAAAAAGAAACTATCTTTTAGATATTAAACAGTTTAAAAAATTAGAAAAAAAACGGAAGAAATTACAAATAAATAGTGAAAATAAAATATCAGAACATAAAAGATTATCTAAACACATGATTTATCGAAAGCAAATTTATAGTGAAATAGATATTTTAAAAAATCAATTAATTTATTCTCGAAATTATATTTCTGCTTTAAAAAAAAAACTAGATGCAGTAAAAAAAAAAATATATACGATGTTAAGCTTTATTCCAAATATACCACATCCACACACTCCTATTGGAGTAGGAGAAAAGAGTAATAAAATAATTTATTATTGGGGTGAAAAAAGAAAATATAATTTTTCTGTTATTAACCATATAGACGTTGGAAGTCGATTACAAGGTTTTGATTGGAAATCTTCTGCACATATATCTGGATCAGGATATATTATTATGAAAGGTTCTATTGCTCATTTACATAGAGCTTTAGGTCAATTTATGTTAGATATCCATACTAATTTACATGGATATCAAGAAGTATATGTCCCTGTCGTTGTTAAAAAGTCTTGTATGTATGGTACTGGACAGTTACCAAAATTTCAAAAAGATTTATTTCATATATATACCCCCCAAAACAATGATAGAAAAGTAGAAGATAGTGATTTATTTTTAATTCCTACATCAGAAGTTCCATTAGTAAATTTAGTAAAAAATAAGATTATATTGTCTAAATTATTACCCTTAAAATTTACTGCTCTCAGTTCTTGTTTTCGATCTGAGTCGTCTACTTATGGTAAGAATGTTCGCGGGCTTATCAGAAACCGTCAGTTCGATAAAGTTGAAATAATACAAATTGTTCACCCTAGTCAGTCTGAAGAAACATTAGAAATATTAACTCATCATGCAGAAAAAATATTACAATTATTAAAACTACCATATAGAAAAATATTATTATGTACTTCAGAATTAGGGTTTTCTTCACAGAAAACTTATGATTTAGAGGTATGGTTACCATCAGAACAGTTATATCGTGAAATATCATCATGTTCTTTAATTGGTGATTTTCAGTCTAGACGAATTAACGCACGTTATAAAGATAATAGCAACAAAAAAAATTTTTTTTTACATACATTAAACGGTTCTGGTTTAGCTGTAGGGAGAACTTTAGCTGCTATTTTAGAAAATTATCAGTATTCAGATGGACGTATAAAAATACCTAAAGTTTTACGATCTCCATATATGAATGGAATAAAATATTTAAAAATACTATAA